The window GTGTCGCCACTTGCAGCAAAACATAAAGGAATTGAAAGTGAAGTTGCAGGTCACGCTGATATATTATTTGTTCCTACTATAGAAGTTGGGAACGTATTATATAAATCTTTAATCTATTTTGCTAACGCTAAGGTAGGCGCAATTATTGCTGGCGCAAAGGCACCTATTGTATTAACATCTCGAGCAGACTCAGCAGAGAGTAAACTAAACTCATTAGCTTTAGCGGTTAGCTCGGTTAAATAAAAAACTAAAAACTTATATTATTGGGGAGGATTTACAAATGGAAATTTTCAAATATATGGAGAAGTACGATTACGAACAATTAGTTATTTGCCAAGATAAAACTTCAGGATTAAAAGCTATTATCGCAATTCATGACACAACTTTAGGGCCTGCTTTAGGTGGAACTCGTATGTGGACTTATGCAAATGAAGATGCAGCGATTGAAGATGCATTACGTTTAGCAAAAGGTATGACTTACAAAAATGCAGCAGCCGGTTTAAATCTTGGTGGAGGCAAAACGGTTATTATTGGTGACCCTCGCAAAGACAAAAATGAAGAAATGTTCCGTGCATTCGGTCGTTACATCCAAGGACTTAACGGGCGTTATATTACTGCAGAAGATGTTGGGACTACAGTAGCTGACATGGACTTAATATATGAAGAAACGGATTACGTAACAGGTGTATCACCAGCATTCGGTTCTTCTGGTAACCCTTCGCCAGTAACAGCTTACGGAGTATATGTTGGTATGAAAGCGGCTGCTAAAGAAGCATTCGGATCTGACTCTTTAGAAGGTAAAGTAGTTGCAGTTCAAGGTGTTGGTAACGTAGCATTCAACCTTTGCCGTCACTTACACGAAGAAGGCGCACAACTAATCGTTACAGATATTAATAAAGAAGCAGTTCAACGTGCAGTAGAAGAATTCGGTGCAAAAGCAGTAGACCCAAGCGAAATCTACAGTGTTGATTGTGACATTTATGCACCATGTGCACTTGGAGCAACTGTTAACGACGAAACAATTCCACAACTAAAAGCGAAAGTAATCGCTGGTGCAGCGAACAACCAATTATTAGATACTAAACATGGTGATATCATCCACGAAATGGGTATCGTTTATGCACCTGATTATGTAATCAACGCAGGTGGAGTTATCAACGTAGCTGACGAATTATACGGATACAACCGTGACCGTGCTATGAAACGTGTTGAAGGAATTTATAACAACATTGAGAAAGTTATCGAGATCGCAAAACGTGATAACATTCCAACTTATTTAGCAGCTGACCGTTTAGCAGAAGAGCGTATCGAGCGTATGAAAAACACTCGTAGCCAATTCTTGCAAAACGGACACAGCATTTTAAGCCGCCGCAACGGTCGTTAATATATAATAAGATTCAATTTATTTTTAAATACAACTTCCATAAAAAAGGGACACTATAGGGGATAAAAGAAGATAACTGTTCCGTAAAGGGGTATTTTAAAAATTACTGAACATGGAAAGAGGTGTAACGCTTCTTTCCAGTTTTTATTGGAGGTTTCAACTTTGTTAGAACAAGAATATCGCATTCTAGTCATCAATCCAGGTTCAACATCAACGAAAATCGGTGTCTTTGATAACGAGCGATCAGTATTTGAAAAAACAATTCGTCATGATAGCGAAATAATCAATAGCTTTGCAACTATTTTTGATCAATATGAATTCAGGAAGAAAACGATTCTAGAAACGTTAGACGAAGAAGGAATCAATATTTCAAAACTAAGTGCTGTATGTGGTCGCGGTGGACTATTACGTCCAATCGAAGGTGGCACATATGCAGTTAATGCTGAAATGTTACAAGACTTGAAGGTAGGTTTCTCTGGCCAACATGCTTCTAATCTTGGCGGA is drawn from Bacillus alkalisoli and contains these coding sequences:
- the bcd gene encoding branched-chain amino acid dehydrogenase — translated: MEIFKYMEKYDYEQLVICQDKTSGLKAIIAIHDTTLGPALGGTRMWTYANEDAAIEDALRLAKGMTYKNAAAGLNLGGGKTVIIGDPRKDKNEEMFRAFGRYIQGLNGRYITAEDVGTTVADMDLIYEETDYVTGVSPAFGSSGNPSPVTAYGVYVGMKAAAKEAFGSDSLEGKVVAVQGVGNVAFNLCRHLHEEGAQLIVTDINKEAVQRAVEEFGAKAVDPSEIYSVDCDIYAPCALGATVNDETIPQLKAKVIAGAANNQLLDTKHGDIIHEMGIVYAPDYVINAGGVINVADELYGYNRDRAMKRVEGIYNNIEKVIEIAKRDNIPTYLAADRLAEERIERMKNTRSQFLQNGHSILSRRNGR